The DNA segment AAATACCATTGGCAACCGACACAATTATTATAAACGAGAGGATTAACCTGCAACAGATATCTGCGGTATTAAACACCCCTATTGAGATGTTGCGGGAACTCAATCCTCAATATCGCAACGATATTATTCCCGGCAATATAAAGCCATACCATTTAAGGCTTCCCATTCAATTAACATACGCATATATAAACTCGCAAGACTCAATAAGCAAATACCGTCAAGAGTATTTTGCAAGACAAAAAACAATTGAACCGGCAAAGTTAGAGTATGGTTATCATAAGATTCGTAACGGGGAGTCACTCTCAACCATTGCACGCAAATACCACACAACAGTCAGCAAACTTAAAGAGTTGAACGGATTAAAAAATAGCAATATTCGTGCAGGAAAGAGCATTAAAGTACCCGGTGCAGGAATGAGTTATTCATCAAGCGGAACAAGCACTGCAAAATCGCACAAGGTTAAATCGGGCGACACGTTAGGCTCTATTGCTTCGAGATATGGAGTTAGCGTATCAAAGCTAAAGAGCGCAAACGGACTTAACTCAAATCTTATTCGTGTTGGGCAAGTATTAAAGATTCCAAGATAAATAATTAAATACAATATAAACTTTATTTAATAAATTTACATTATGGCTAAATTAGGAACTATTTTTTCAGAGAAAGGGTGCAAGGCTCTTCTCTGCGGTTCAGGAGAATTAGGCAAAGAGGTTGCAATAGAGTTGCAACGCTATGGAGTTGAAGTGGTTGCTTTAGACCGCTACGACAATGCTCCTGCTATGCAAATTGCACATCGCTCTTACACACTCTCAATGTTAGACGGAGCAAAACTTCGTGAGATAATCGAAAAAGAGAAACCCGATTTTATTATCCCCGAAGTTGAGGCCATTGCCACATCTACTCTTGTTGAGTTGGAGAAAGAGGGTTACAATGTTATACCCACAGCCAATGCCACTCTACTAACAATGAACAGAGAGGGTATTAGACGTCTTGCAGCCGAAGAGTTGGGAATAAAGACCTCTCCTTATCGTTTTGCAGGAACAAAAGAGGAGTATGAGGCAGCCATAAAGGAGATTGGAATCCCTTGTGTTGTTAAACCTATTATGAGTTCATCGGGACACGGACAAAGCACCATCAAATGCGAGGCAGATATTGAACCAGCTTGGAAAGAGGCACAAGAGGGTGGTCGTGCAGGAGCAGGACGCGTTATTGTTGAGGGATTTGTTGAGTTTGACTATGAGATTACACTACTCACTGTTCGCCACGTAGGAGGAACAACATTCCTAAATCCAATCGGACACCACCAAGTTAGTGGAGACTATCGCGAGAGTTGGCAACCACAACCAATGAGCGACAAAGCAATTGAGGCTGCAAAAGATATAGCAGGTAAAGTTACTGCCGCACTTGGAGGCAGAGGAATCTTTGGAGTAGAGTTGTTTATCAAAGGAGATGAAGTATTGTTTAGCGAAGTATCACCTCGCCCACACGACACAGGTATGGTAACAATGATTTCGCAAGATATGTCGGAGTTCTCACTTCACGCACGTGCAATTCTTGGATTACCCATCCCGGGCATCCGTTTCTACGGAGCATCAGCATCAAAAGCAATAGTTGTTGAGGGTAACTCAACAGACGTTGTATTTGACAACTTAGAAGAGGTACTCGCTGAGCCAGACGTTCAAATCAGAATATTCGGGAAACAAGAGGTTAAAGGACACCGCCGTTTTGGAGTAATCCTTGCTCTTGACGAGACAGTAGAAAAGGCTCTTGCAAAAGCAGAACGAGCATACTCAAAACTAAAAGTAATTGTTAATTAGTTTTCAGTTATTAGCCCAATAGAGCTAATTAAACTAATAGAGCTAATTTGTCTAATAGGACTAATTAGACTAATAAAAAAACAAGAGGTTGCAAATGCAACCTCTTGTTTTATCTAACGGCTAAAACCGGTCTATTGTTTTATAGAACGTTTCTCGCGTACTGCATCAATAACATTAACAACATAGTCGGCAAGTTTCTCACACTCCAATATAATATCCATAAAGTGAATTCCTGCTCGATACTCATATACCTTATTGTTAATATTCTCCATATTTGCATTACGTAGCATATTGCGATAGTTGTTTATCTCCATCTCAATATTGTAAGTTTTGTTTATATCAACATCACTTATATCTGTTTTTGAGAGAATGGTATTCATATTCTCAAGAGCATTACATACCAATGTAAACATATTAGTTATACGTTCAGTAATGTATTCGTTAAACACTATATTCTCATTGTTTTTACGTTGAATAGCACGTGCAATACTATAACAACTATCACCAATGCTCTCAATCTCGGTAGTTTCAGTCATCATAGCATTTACCTTCATCTTACCATCAAAACTCAAACGTCCGTCAGAAACATTGTTTAGATAACGAGCAATCTCCAACTCCATATTATCGCTGATCTGCTCATATTTTTGGATACGGCTAAATAGTTTATTGAATGCTTCACTATCGGGTTTCTCCGACAACAGGTCACGAGCCATTCCGTACATACGAGTTGTTCTTACGCTATAAAGTTCAATCTCTTTCTTTGCCTGTAATAGCGACAACTCAGATGTTGACAACATACCTGCTGAGATATATTTGAGCTGGAACTCCTCCTCCTCTCCGTTCTTTTTCTGTTTTATTACAGCACATACAATCTTCTCATATACCTTCACAAACCAAATCATTATACCTACGTTAATGATATTGTAAATGGTGTGGAATAGAGATAATCCGTATGATACCGATGTTTGATACGTCATATAGGCTTCTGAAAGAGGAGAATCATCTCCTGCAGCCGAAATAAGTTCAGGGTGGGCATGAATGAATGGTTGCAACTCATTTGGAGAATAACCAGTCATACCTGTGGCTAACGAATTTACCATCCTAACAAAGGGGAAGAATACTATAAGCATCCAAACCACACCAAAAGTATTAAATATAAAGTGTGAGAATGCAGCTCGTTTTGCTTGAACATTACCCGATATAGCGGCAATATTTGCAGTAATTGTAGTACCAATGTTTTCACCCAACACCATTGCGGCAGCCAACTCAAAAGGAATCCAGCCTTTACTGCACATAATTAAAGTGATGGCCACAGTTGCACTTGACGACTGCACTATAAGAGTTATTATTGCTCCTGCAAAGAAGAATATCAGTACTGACCAATATCCCATATCGGAATAGTTTTGCAAGAATGCCAGAATCTCAGGACTGCTTTGAATGTCAGGCACTGAGTTTTTCAAGTAAGATAGTCCCATAAACAGGAATGAGAATCCAAGAATCAACTCTCCAATTGAGCGTCTGTTACTCTTACTTGAGAAGAAGAATGGAATTGCCAAACCAATTAATGGTATTGCAAAAACACTAATATCAACGGCAAATCCAAAGAACGAGATTATCCATGCTGTAAGTGTTGTTCCAATGTTGGCACCCATAATAACTGAGATTGATTGCACCAACGAGAGGAGTCCTGCATTTACAAAACTTACAACCATTACTGTGGTTGCCGATGAAGATTGGATTAGTGCTGTAATCAACAATCCTGTAAAAACCCCCATGAAGCGATTTGAGGTCATTGCCGAGAGGATTGAACGCATACGGTCACCTGCAATTTTTTGCAACCCCTCACTCATCATCTTCATTCCGTACAAAAACAGACCTAATGAACCTATTAGTTGCAGAAAGTCAAAAAATGAATATTCCATTTACTATTTGATTTTTATAATAATTTTCTTATTTTAGCATCACAAATGCAAAAACAGTTAGGCATTTTACCGACACAAAATTAAAATAAAAATACAATTAGGCAAAACTTTTAACAGTTTTGTCATAAAAAATAGATTTATGATGAACGACACTATTAAAATTTTCTGTGTTAATAACGGAAAAGAGATTGAAGTTGAGAAGGGTTCTTCAGTGTTGGAGATATTCAACAAGTCGGGGATTGTGTTGAATTCTCGTATTATGGGCGCTTTGGTAAATAACCGAACACAGAGTTTAAACTTTAGAGTATACAAACCTAAAGATATTGAGTTCTTTGACTATACCTCTCCTCATGGCGAGAGAGTATATATCCATACCCTTTGCTTTATTCTATACAAAGCAGTCCACGATGTTATGCCTAATGCAAAACTCGATATTGAACACTCAATTTCAAAAGGGTTGTTCTGTCGCTTATCAGAGAAATGTGGCGAGAACACTCTTATGATGATTAATGAGCGTATGCGTGAGATTGTTTCTAAGGATATGCCTATCGGCAGATTTGAAGAGCCTACAAAAGAGGTATTACAGAAATTTAAAGATGCCGGTATGACAGATAAGATAAAACTTCTATCATATATCTCTGCCCCATATACAGTATATTATAAATTGGATAATGTTATTGACACCTACCCATACGAACTTACACCCTCAACAGGATACGTTCCTGTTTTTGACTTTGTCAAGTATAGTTACGGATACCTTCTTGTTCCGCCATCAAAAGCAAATCCCAATGAACTAAACGAGATTTCGCGACAAGATAAACTTCTTGCCGCCTTTGAGGAGCAATACAGATTTAATAATATTGCACAATTGAGCAACGTAGGAGATTTGAATGAGGCTATCGCTTCGGGACACGCCCCCACTCTTATAAAGGTTATGGAGGCATTGCACGAGAAACAGATTGCCCATATTGCCGATGATATTGCCGAGAGATTTAAACTTAACGGCAGCGGTAGGGTTGTTCTTATTGCAGGACCTTCATCATCGGGTAAGACAACCTTCTCAAAGAGGTTGTCGGTACAACTCTTAACAAACCTGCTACTCCCTGTGGCTATCTCGTTAGATGATTACTTTGTTGACAGAAAAGATACACCTCGCGATGAGAGTGGCGATTATGATTATGAGTCGCTCTATGCTCTTGACCTTGAGGCGTTCAATAGAGACCTTAACGATTTACTTGACGGCAAGGAGATTGATATTCCAACCTACAACTTTGAGACCGGCACAAGAAGTTATACCGGTAAAAGACTAAAACTTACTCCTCAAAGCATTTTGATATTAGAGGGTATTCACGCTCTAAATCCTCAACTTACCGCTCAAATTGATGATAGATTGAAATATAGAGTTTACGTTTCGGCATTAACATCCATTTCAATTGACGACCACAACAGAATACCTACAACAGACAACCGTCTGTTGCGCAGAATTATTCGCGATGCCAAATATCGTGGCACTTCGGCTCAAGGCACCATTGCTCGTTGGCCAAGCGTTAGATGTGGCGAAGAGAAGTGGATCTTCCCATATCAAGAGAATGCCGATGCAATGTTTAACACCTCGTTACTTTACGAACTTTCGGTGATTTGCCGAGAGGCTATTCCCATTCTTGCTCAAGTGGGCAAAAACCAAAAAGAGTACAACGAGGCCAAACGTCTGCTAAATTTCCTAAGTATGTTTATACCTACTCCAGAAAAAGAGATTCCTCCAACATCTTTGGCAAGGGAGTTTCTTGGTGGAAGCAGTTTTATATATTAACTTCGCACTATAATTTCTATTGTAGTTTTTATGGCATTAAAACAGCAGTTAGAGTTAAGGCTTCAACAACGTCTTGCTCCCCAACAGGTTCAATTTATTCGCCTTATGGAACTTAATAATTTGGAACTGGAGGAGAGAATTAAACAAGAGATTATTGATAACCCTGCTCTTGACGAGGTTATTAAAAGAAACGATGGGGAGGATGATTCTCCATCGAAAGAAGATATTGCCACAAATGATGAAGACGGAAGCAATGAGGATATTTCGTTAGGCGACTACTTCTCAGAGGACGACATTCCTGATTATAAAATCTCACAATACGAAAACGATCATAGCGAGGGCTACAAAGGAGATATTCCTTTTCTTAGCGATAGTTCTATTCAAGGGCATCTGTTTGATCAACTTGCATTTCTTGAACTGTCAGATATTGAAGAGAAGATTGCCGAGTATATTATAGGCAATATTGATGATGACGGTTATCTGAGAAGACCTTTACAAATGATCTCAGATGATTTGATTTTTCAGGCAGGTCTTGATATTGATGTTTATACCATTGAGAAAGTTCTTGACAAGATAAAAGAGTTTGATCCTGCCGGTGTTGCGGCAACATCCCTTCAGGAGTGTCTTATGCTTCAACTCAACAGACTTGAGAGCAGCGAAGAGAATGTAATTATAGCCAAAGAGATCATAACAAACCATTTTGACGACTTTAGCAAAAAACACTACGACAGAATTGGCAAGGCTCTTGGGCTGGACAAAGAGCTACTTAAAAAAGTTATAAAAACTCTTACCCAACTCAATCCTCGTCCCGGAAATACTTGGAACTCATCGTTTGGCGATACTTATAACCAAATAAGCCCCGATATATTTATTGAGGAGAACAACGGCGAAGTTACATTCTCATTAAACGATTGTAATATTCCTGAGCTGAGAGTTAATCAGAAATATATTGATATGTATAAAGATTACACCAGCAATAAGGCAAACCAGACTAAAGAGACAAGAGAGACTCTTTTGTTTGTAAGGCAGAAATTAGATTCAGCCCAATGGTTCATAGAGTCGGTAAAACAGAGACAAATTACTTTGTCGAATATTATGGCGGTTATTCTGTCGATACAAAAAGATTTCCTTATCACGGGCGATGATCGCGACCTCCGTCCTATGATTCTGAAGGATATTGCGGAGGTTACCAATTACGACATCTCTACCGTTTCGCGCGTACTTAACGGAAAATATATGCAAACCCGATATGGAGTATATTCTCTTAAACATCTCTTCTCGGAGAGTTTGCAAACCAATGATGGCGAAGAAGTATCTTCAAAAGAGGTTAAGAAAATTCTGGTAGATATTATTGAGAACGAAGATAAAAAACAACCACTGTCTGATAATGAAATTTGCGCTATCCTTTGCGAAAAGGGATACAAAATTGCAAGACGTACTGTTGCCAAATACAGAGAACAGAATAATATCCCTATTGCAAGACTAAGAAAGGAGTTGTAGTTGTTTATGTTAAGAGTA comes from the Bacteroidales bacterium genome and includes:
- the purT gene encoding formate-dependent phosphoribosylglycinamide formyltransferase; translation: MAKLGTIFSEKGCKALLCGSGELGKEVAIELQRYGVEVVALDRYDNAPAMQIAHRSYTLSMLDGAKLREIIEKEKPDFIIPEVEAIATSTLVELEKEGYNVIPTANATLLTMNREGIRRLAAEELGIKTSPYRFAGTKEEYEAAIKEIGIPCVVKPIMSSSGHGQSTIKCEADIEPAWKEAQEGGRAGAGRVIVEGFVEFDYEITLLTVRHVGGTTFLNPIGHHQVSGDYRESWQPQPMSDKAIEAAKDIAGKVTAALGGRGIFGVELFIKGDEVLFSEVSPRPHDTGMVTMISQDMSEFSLHARAILGLPIPGIRFYGASASKAIVVEGNSTDVVFDNLEEVLAEPDVQIRIFGKQEVKGHRRFGVILALDETVEKALAKAERAYSKLKVIVN
- a CDS encoding nucleoside kinase, with the translated sequence MNDTIKIFCVNNGKEIEVEKGSSVLEIFNKSGIVLNSRIMGALVNNRTQSLNFRVYKPKDIEFFDYTSPHGERVYIHTLCFILYKAVHDVMPNAKLDIEHSISKGLFCRLSEKCGENTLMMINERMREIVSKDMPIGRFEEPTKEVLQKFKDAGMTDKIKLLSYISAPYTVYYKLDNVIDTYPYELTPSTGYVPVFDFVKYSYGYLLVPPSKANPNELNEISRQDKLLAAFEEQYRFNNIAQLSNVGDLNEAIASGHAPTLIKVMEALHEKQIAHIADDIAERFKLNGSGRVVLIAGPSSSGKTTFSKRLSVQLLTNLLLPVAISLDDYFVDRKDTPRDESGDYDYESLYALDLEAFNRDLNDLLDGKEIDIPTYNFETGTRSYTGKRLKLTPQSILILEGIHALNPQLTAQIDDRLKYRVYVSALTSISIDDHNRIPTTDNRLLRRIIRDAKYRGTSAQGTIARWPSVRCGEEKWIFPYQENADAMFNTSLLYELSVICREAIPILAQVGKNQKEYNEAKRLLNFLSMFIPTPEKEIPPTSLAREFLGGSSFIY
- a CDS encoding Na/Pi cotransporter family protein, whose translation is MEYSFFDFLQLIGSLGLFLYGMKMMSEGLQKIAGDRMRSILSAMTSNRFMGVFTGLLITALIQSSSATTVMVVSFVNAGLLSLVQSISVIMGANIGTTLTAWIISFFGFAVDISVFAIPLIGLAIPFFFSSKSNRRSIGELILGFSFLFMGLSYLKNSVPDIQSSPEILAFLQNYSDMGYWSVLIFFFAGAIITLIVQSSSATVAITLIMCSKGWIPFELAAAMVLGENIGTTITANIAAISGNVQAKRAAFSHFIFNTFGVVWMLIVFFPFVRMVNSLATGMTGYSPNELQPFIHAHPELISAAGDDSPLSEAYMTYQTSVSYGLSLFHTIYNIINVGIMIWFVKVYEKIVCAVIKQKKNGEEEEFQLKYISAGMLSTSELSLLQAKKEIELYSVRTTRMYGMARDLLSEKPDSEAFNKLFSRIQKYEQISDNMELEIARYLNNVSDGRLSFDGKMKVNAMMTETTEIESIGDSCYSIARAIQRKNNENIVFNEYITERITNMFTLVCNALENMNTILSKTDISDVDINKTYNIEMEINNYRNMLRNANMENINNKVYEYRAGIHFMDIILECEKLADYVVNVIDAVREKRSIKQ
- the rpoN gene encoding RNA polymerase factor sigma-54; its protein translation is MALKQQLELRLQQRLAPQQVQFIRLMELNNLELEERIKQEIIDNPALDEVIKRNDGEDDSPSKEDIATNDEDGSNEDISLGDYFSEDDIPDYKISQYENDHSEGYKGDIPFLSDSSIQGHLFDQLAFLELSDIEEKIAEYIIGNIDDDGYLRRPLQMISDDLIFQAGLDIDVYTIEKVLDKIKEFDPAGVAATSLQECLMLQLNRLESSEENVIIAKEIITNHFDDFSKKHYDRIGKALGLDKELLKKVIKTLTQLNPRPGNTWNSSFGDTYNQISPDIFIEENNGEVTFSLNDCNIPELRVNQKYIDMYKDYTSNKANQTKETRETLLFVRQKLDSAQWFIESVKQRQITLSNIMAVILSIQKDFLITGDDRDLRPMILKDIAEVTNYDISTVSRVLNGKYMQTRYGVYSLKHLFSESLQTNDGEEVSSKEVKKILVDIIENEDKKQPLSDNEICAILCEKGYKIARRTVAKYREQNNIPIARLRKEL